One part of the Arachidicoccus terrestris genome encodes these proteins:
- a CDS encoding putative type IX sorting system protein PorV2, whose translation MKRLKIILLFTVFCGMSKLGISQFRTYSNEFMNIGAGARGLGMGGAQVSSATDATAGYWNPAGLSYVRDIPSISAMHASYFSGIGKYDFLAGAIPLNDDKRTLGITAIRFGVDDIPNTLFLVDPQTGQLNYNNISAFSSADYGFLLSYGQMLKNTPDMQISLGGNVKILYRHVGSFANAIGLGIDAGLMIRTPTWRVGVVARDLTTTYNAWTFNFTDKEKEVLYLTNNDIPTKSTELTQPRLILGGAYNFVFNEKFSLLAETNLDVTFDGKRNTLISSDPISIDPHLGIEGNILDKVFVRAGISNFQRGLADSDTTNQKRVWIFQPSLGAGFKLGNVMIDYAFTNLANQSNPLYTHIFSLRVDLETRRRY comes from the coding sequence ATGAAGCGACTCAAAATAATTCTGCTTTTCACAGTGTTTTGTGGGATGTCTAAACTGGGTATCAGCCAGTTCAGAACCTATTCGAATGAATTTATGAATATTGGTGCCGGTGCCAGAGGCCTTGGAATGGGGGGAGCACAAGTCAGTTCAGCCACTGATGCAACGGCCGGCTATTGGAATCCCGCCGGGCTTAGTTATGTAAGAGATATACCTTCCATATCTGCCATGCATGCTTCTTATTTTTCGGGAATTGGTAAGTATGACTTTTTAGCGGGAGCGATTCCCCTAAATGATGATAAAAGAACTTTGGGCATTACGGCTATCCGATTTGGTGTGGATGATATTCCAAATACCTTGTTTTTGGTGGATCCGCAAACAGGCCAATTAAACTATAATAACATATCCGCCTTTTCATCTGCTGACTACGGTTTTTTACTTTCTTATGGGCAGATGCTGAAGAATACACCGGATATGCAGATATCATTAGGAGGAAATGTAAAAATCCTATACCGGCATGTAGGGAGCTTCGCCAATGCTATAGGACTGGGTATTGATGCAGGATTAATGATCCGGACTCCGACCTGGCGTGTGGGTGTCGTCGCCCGAGATTTAACGACAACCTATAATGCGTGGACGTTTAATTTTACGGACAAAGAAAAAGAGGTCCTTTATCTCACCAATAATGACATTCCTACCAAATCTACAGAATTGACCCAGCCGAGATTAATATTAGGGGGGGCTTATAATTTTGTGTTCAATGAGAAGTTCAGTTTATTGGCTGAGACCAATCTGGATGTGACTTTCGACGGGAAAAGAAATACATTGATCAGCAGCGATCCTATCAGTATTGATCCACATTTGGGTATTGAAGGGAATATTTTGGATAAAGTATTTGTGCGGGCCGGGATCTCTAATTTTCAGCGAGGGTTGGCAGATTCAGATACCACTAATCAGAAACGAGTCTGGATTTTTCAGCCAAGTCTAGGTGCAGGGTTTAAACTAGGCAATGTGATGATTGATTATGCATTTACCAATCTGGCCAATCAATCTAATCCTTTGTATACACATATATTTTCTTTACGGGTAGATTTAGAAACCAGGCGAAGATATTAG
- the porU2 gene encoding putative type IX secretion system sortase PorU2: protein MTKRNLHIYWVLLGGIFMLLGSNKMHAQTYNNEWVVSGKTYYKFKVGSDGLYRISGSSLTGAGLTDATGSNLQLWRNGIQVPIYTNTAGTLGAGDYVEFWGEHNDGSVDAQLFKTPGDQLNKARSFEGDSATYFLTVNTTTGENLRFKPAANNVTGQAGSLTAEPYFYYTIQKDLGTTFNRGAATAYGSSYVYMSDYKGKCFGVVIKGSRSTTASFSNLYGYTGATGTINAGMAGASTLGSNRSITVKGGDGASSTSALGNFEAKVISVGSARIGSSYTVTVTNGSKNANDQVNVSFVSLRYPRSFNFGGASSFGFDLPASSKARLLNITNFSAGGSTPVLYDLTHGLRYEAVVSGSMYQFVLPAMDSSHLALVGQSSSSYTPISGGAITRRQFPDFSSSAQQGDYLIISNKALYGSGDYVSQYAAYRRSSAGGGYNVHIYNIDDLEDMFAYGVHSSPLSIRNFLRYARHTFSIKPRFVFLIGRGLTFDNLQGSNATNPEYQAQALVPTFGWPASDIMLASDNSQPIAATPIGRLSAVKPEEIKNYLDKVKVYEAAQQNNDHTIESNSWKKNVVFISGGTNTSEDNLFTSYLNNYRSILNDSLYGANSYYLSKITSDQVSSGDASALKQYFSMGIGLISYFGHGASTTIGYGELNDPSVFNNNGKYPVIFTSGCDVGDCYSFMAGRTSTINNITERYLFAKDKGSVGFVAETFLGVTSFLQYYNLTLYKDLSITKYGQPITASMQESQAVMIASDRLKVSDTVTNYAHAEQTNFFGDPAIALSSFTKPDFAIEDDQVLMPNTVSITSEKFHVKAYLYNIGRAVGDSVKVSVQQKLPDGSQVTLLEKKIDAIRYRDSLDLDVSIDPNKSVGSNEIIVHIDEDNKYAELSETNNTITKSIFIYANGITPVYPYDYSIIRNANAALVASTSDALAEKGSYVMELDTTALFNSSFKVTKTVTSIGGAISFDPGITYKDSVVYYWRVSPVPGTGEDYRWASSSFQYITAKGGTALEGMGQSNYWQHTRSLMNGIGIDSAGRQWSFDDFLHSFLISHAVYGSGIPTGWSNFALRYDGELISSFQCTTLGNSLMFNVFTPEGVRPYINQPVPGIKQTVPNSDIGGFMGSKASCANHPYSFDKDPVNYPNTNKYNFQFTYKTAADRDNIARFMDWIPAGSYVIVRLFVVSPFTSVPLVDAWKSDPSGSNSLYQKFIDQGLAAIDDFTSAKAGLFIYKKSDKGFTPYQQLTADYLGQIQVSKSLTGKDSVGYVTSPEFGPAKSWRSIQWNGRSKEITSTDHARIDVIGIGVNGSSTILRTLSSDQQDVGISSIDANAYPYLQLKLRNVDSINYTPYQLRYWHILYTPVPEGALAGNIALETKDTLDLGQDLNFSIAFKNVSNQVYRDSIKATVTLRDKSNQLYTIPVKRLKPLQPGDTAMIHITIPGDTSVYNAGHPEAKMPVGTMNLGGALTLGLDINPSMNPLEMSHDNNFLYKTVYIRTEEHNTQLDVTFDGIHILDNDIVAAKPVVAIRVSDDSKYLLLNDTSVAKISLVYPDGTVRNFGYNSDTLTFSPATDSTKNEALIDFRPYLTQDGTYELIVKGQGKTGNVNSATDYSVNFQVYNKPMISDMFNYPNPFTSSTAFVFTITGSQVPQNIRIQILTVTGKIVKEITKEELGPLHIGRNITDYKWDGTDNYGQKLANGVYLYRVITNQDGKKLDHFTIKDTNGNEINTSKYFTKGYGKMYLMR from the coding sequence ATGACAAAAAGGAATTTACATATTTATTGGGTGCTACTGGGAGGGATATTTATGTTGCTTGGCAGCAATAAGATGCATGCTCAGACATACAATAATGAGTGGGTTGTTTCTGGTAAAACCTATTATAAGTTCAAGGTAGGATCTGACGGATTGTACCGTATTAGTGGGAGCAGCCTGACGGGTGCTGGGCTTACGGATGCTACGGGCAGTAATCTCCAGCTGTGGCGCAATGGGATCCAGGTGCCGATCTATACCAATACCGCTGGCACTCTCGGCGCAGGTGATTATGTAGAGTTTTGGGGCGAACACAACGATGGGAGCGTAGACGCGCAGCTGTTTAAAACTCCGGGTGACCAGCTTAATAAGGCCCGCAGCTTTGAGGGTGACAGTGCGACCTATTTTCTCACAGTTAATACGACGACGGGCGAGAATCTTCGGTTTAAGCCTGCTGCTAATAATGTGACCGGGCAGGCCGGCAGCCTTACGGCGGAGCCCTATTTTTATTATACTATCCAAAAAGACCTGGGTACCACCTTTAACCGTGGTGCCGCCACGGCTTATGGCTCCTCTTATGTATATATGTCTGATTATAAGGGTAAATGTTTCGGCGTGGTCATAAAGGGCTCCAGGAGTACGACAGCGAGCTTTAGTAATTTATATGGATATACGGGTGCTACCGGAACGATCAATGCGGGCATGGCCGGAGCCTCAACGCTGGGCAGTAACCGCTCGATAACAGTCAAGGGGGGAGATGGCGCCAGCAGTACTTCCGCATTGGGTAATTTTGAAGCTAAGGTCATATCCGTTGGCAGTGCCCGGATCGGCTCCAGTTACACAGTAACTGTCACGAACGGGAGTAAGAATGCGAATGACCAGGTCAATGTCAGCTTCGTATCCTTACGGTATCCGCGCAGCTTTAATTTTGGGGGTGCATCCAGTTTTGGATTTGATCTTCCTGCCAGCAGTAAGGCCCGGTTATTAAATATAACGAACTTTTCAGCCGGGGGCAGCACGCCGGTCCTGTATGACCTGACCCATGGGCTGCGTTATGAGGCGGTTGTCAGTGGCAGTATGTATCAGTTTGTCCTGCCGGCGATGGATTCCAGTCATCTGGCCCTGGTGGGGCAGAGCAGCAGCAGTTATACGCCGATTAGCGGCGGCGCCATTACCAGACGACAGTTCCCTGATTTTTCCAGCAGCGCCCAACAGGGAGATTATCTGATTATCTCCAATAAAGCCCTGTATGGAAGCGGGGATTATGTATCCCAATATGCGGCCTACCGCCGTTCATCTGCCGGAGGCGGTTATAATGTCCATATCTATAATATAGATGACCTGGAAGATATGTTTGCCTATGGGGTACATTCCAGCCCACTGAGTATAAGGAACTTCCTGCGTTATGCGCGCCATACGTTTTCCATTAAGCCCAGATTTGTGTTTTTAATTGGTAGGGGCCTGACCTTTGATAATTTGCAGGGGTCGAATGCCACGAACCCAGAGTATCAGGCACAGGCGCTGGTTCCGACCTTTGGGTGGCCTGCTTCAGACATCATGCTGGCATCGGACAACAGTCAGCCCATTGCCGCCACACCGATTGGTCGTCTGTCAGCTGTCAAGCCAGAGGAGATCAAAAACTATCTGGACAAGGTAAAAGTCTACGAAGCTGCACAACAGAATAATGACCATACTATTGAGAGCAATAGCTGGAAGAAGAACGTGGTGTTTATATCGGGAGGGACTAATACCTCTGAAGACAATTTATTTACTAGTTATCTAAACAATTATCGAAGTATTTTAAATGATAGTTTATATGGAGCAAATAGTTATTACTTGAGCAAAATAACCTCAGATCAGGTGTCCTCAGGTGATGCATCTGCTTTGAAGCAATATTTTTCTATGGGGATAGGCTTAATCAGCTATTTTGGACACGGCGCGAGTACTACAATTGGTTATGGTGAGTTAAATGATCCTTCTGTATTTAATAATAATGGTAAATATCCGGTAATTTTTACCAGTGGTTGTGATGTAGGCGACTGCTACAGTTTTATGGCAGGGAGAACCTCTACAATTAACAATATTACAGAGCGATATTTATTTGCTAAAGACAAGGGCAGCGTAGGCTTTGTGGCAGAAACCTTTCTCGGCGTAACTTCTTTTCTTCAATACTATAATTTAACCCTGTATAAAGATTTGAGTATTACAAAATATGGACAGCCCATTACTGCCAGTATGCAGGAGAGCCAGGCCGTTATGATTGCATCAGATAGGCTGAAGGTAAGCGATACAGTTACCAATTATGCGCATGCTGAGCAGACCAATTTCTTTGGAGATCCCGCGATTGCACTTAGCAGCTTTACAAAACCGGATTTTGCTATTGAGGACGATCAGGTATTGATGCCAAATACAGTATCGATCACCTCAGAAAAGTTCCATGTCAAAGCTTATTTATATAATATTGGCCGTGCTGTTGGAGATTCTGTAAAGGTGTCTGTGCAGCAAAAGCTGCCGGATGGGAGCCAGGTTACACTATTGGAAAAGAAAATAGATGCGATTCGTTATAGAGATTCTCTTGATCTGGATGTAAGCATTGATCCAAATAAGAGTGTCGGAAGCAATGAAATTATTGTGCATATAGATGAAGACAATAAATATGCTGAGCTAAGTGAAACAAACAATACAATAACCAAAAGTATTTTTATTTATGCCAATGGAATTACGCCGGTTTATCCTTATGATTATTCCATTATTCGTAATGCCAATGCTGCTCTGGTTGCTTCAACCTCAGATGCACTGGCAGAGAAAGGTAGTTATGTGATGGAGTTGGATACGACTGCTTTATTTAATTCCTCTTTCAAAGTAACAAAGACGGTAACATCTATTGGCGGGGCTATTAGTTTTGACCCTGGTATTACGTATAAAGACAGTGTCGTTTATTACTGGCGTGTGAGCCCTGTTCCTGGTACGGGCGAAGATTATCGTTGGGCGAGTAGCAGTTTTCAGTATATCACTGCTAAGGGTGGCACTGCATTGGAGGGGATGGGCCAAAGTAATTATTGGCAACACACTCGTTCCTTAATGAATGGGATAGGAATAGATAGTGCTGGCAGACAATGGTCATTTGATGATTTTTTACATTCCTTTTTGATTTCTCATGCAGTTTATGGTTCCGGTATCCCTACAGGATGGAGTAATTTTGCTCTGCGCTATGATGGTGAGCTAATATCAAGCTTTCAATGTACAACTTTGGGGAATTCATTAATGTTTAATGTATTTACGCCAGAAGGTGTTCGTCCCTATATAAATCAGCCGGTTCCGGGGATTAAGCAGACCGTGCCCAATAGCGATATAGGAGGGTTTATGGGTTCTAAAGCTTCGTGTGCGAACCATCCCTATTCTTTTGACAAGGATCCCGTAAATTATCCCAACACAAATAAGTATAACTTTCAGTTCACTTATAAAACGGCTGCAGACAGGGATAATATAGCACGTTTTATGGATTGGATTCCGGCTGGCTCCTATGTGATAGTCCGGCTATTTGTCGTGTCACCATTTACATCGGTGCCTTTAGTGGATGCATGGAAAAGTGACCCGAGTGGAAGCAATAGCTTATATCAAAAGTTTATTGATCAGGGCTTAGCTGCGATAGATGATTTTACCAGTGCCAAGGCCGGATTATTTATTTACAAGAAATCGGATAAGGGCTTCACACCGTACCAGCAATTAACAGCAGATTACTTGGGCCAGATACAGGTTTCAAAAAGTTTGACCGGCAAGGACTCCGTAGGGTATGTTACCTCTCCTGAGTTTGGTCCCGCCAAAAGCTGGCGTTCGATACAATGGAACGGCCGTAGCAAGGAGATAACCAGTACGGATCATGCCCGTATTGACGTTATAGGTATTGGGGTTAATGGTTCCTCTACGATACTGCGCACATTGAGTAGTGATCAGCAGGATGTGGGTATATCTTCCATAGATGCCAACGCCTACCCCTATTTGCAATTGAAGTTAAGAAATGTCGACAGCATCAATTACACGCCTTATCAGCTAAGATACTGGCATATTCTTTACACGCCTGTTCCTGAGGGTGCATTGGCTGGTAATATTGCCCTGGAGACAAAAGATACTCTGGATCTGGGCCAGGATCTGAATTTTTCGATTGCCTTTAAGAATGTCAGTAATCAGGTATATAGAGACTCCATTAAGGCAACTGTTACGCTTAGAGATAAGAGCAATCAGCTTTATACCATCCCGGTTAAGCGACTGAAACCTCTACAACCGGGAGATACAGCAATGATTCATATTACGATTCCGGGAGACACAAGTGTTTACAATGCAGGACACCCTGAAGCCAAGATGCCTGTTGGTACGATGAATCTGGGTGGCGCATTGACATTGGGTCTGGATATTAACCCATCCATGAATCCACTGGAAATGAGTCATGATAATAATTTCTTGTATAAGACAGTTTATATTCGAACAGAAGAACACAACACACAGTTAGACGTAACGTTTGATGGTATTCATATCCTGGACAATGATATCGTTGCAGCGAAACCTGTGGTCGCGATCCGGGTAAGTGATGATTCAAAGTATTTATTATTAAATGATACTTCAGTTGCCAAAATCTCCTTAGTCTATCCGGATGGCACTGTACGGAATTTTGGCTACAACTCAGATACATTGACTTTCAGTCCCGCAACTGACAGTACTAAGAATGAGGCATTAATTGATTTTAGACCGTATCTGACCCAGGACGGTACTTATGAACTTATTGTAAAAGGACAAGGCAAGACGGGGAATGTTAACTCGGCTACTGACTATAGTGTTAATTTTCAAGTGTACAATAAGCCAATGATCTCAGATATGTTTAATTATCCTAATCCATTTACCAGTTCGACGGCTTTTGTATTTACCATTACCGGATCGCAGGTGCCACAGAATATTCGTATACAGATATTAACTGTAACTGGGAAAATTGTAAAAGAAATAACTAAAGAAGAGTTAGGCCCGTTACATATTGGAAGAAACATCACTGATTATAAATGGGATGGTACAGATAATTATGGGCAAAAATTGGCCAATGGCGTATATCTATATCGTGTAATTACTAATCAGGATGGCAAAAAACTCGATCACTTTACAATTAAGGACACTAACGGTAATGAGATCAACACAAGCAAGTACTTTACTAAAGGGTATGGAAAAATGTATTTGATGCGATAA
- a CDS encoding RDD family protein has protein sequence MKVVGTGTRVLNFLIDTLLIFIIGYAFSKWYNFHVLYWGYTPLPPYSFFFISLFVYYFVFEAIWSRTPGKWLSISKVVDKNGRRASFIQVLVRSLVRLVVIDMFFIPFLSGRTLHDYLSNTYVVEA, from the coding sequence ATGAAAGTTGTTGGAACAGGTACCCGAGTACTCAATTTTCTGATAGATACATTATTGATATTTATTATAGGATATGCTTTTAGCAAGTGGTATAATTTCCACGTATTGTATTGGGGATATACGCCCCTTCCGCCCTATAGTTTCTTTTTTATTAGCCTTTTTGTTTATTATTTTGTTTTTGAGGCAATTTGGAGTAGGACACCAGGTAAGTGGCTCAGTATAAGCAAAGTGGTCGATAAGAATGGGAGGAGAGCTTCCTTTATCCAGGTTTTGGTGAGGTCACTAGTCAGATTAGTTGTAATTGACATGTTTTTCATTCCGTTTCTGAGTGGCAGAACGCTGCATGATTATTTAAGTAATACTTATGTTGTTGAGGCTTGA
- a CDS encoding ABC transporter ATP-binding protein, whose amino-acid sequence MLNLKYSNSILGYFKFYYSIINNKIYNYILINIIIGLFDGIGLSLFIPLLLFNNSDSTVNAANSKFLNAFVSIMHSTHIEITTLSILLLILTVFAIKGLFRFLQMFYLAKMKQTFVTSIQKNLVNGLSNLSYAGFTKLDAGRIQNNFVNEVNKLYITMTYYFNCVQYGTMLLTYIALSLMTDFRISLSLIILSSITLFLYKSYFKKTKETSIDLSIHGDVFNSHLTQAINHFKYLKATSYLSRYSQKLIQIIQKTELLNLKMGKQYAITEGVKEPIAILIICLIIFFQTKMLGQSLEGIMICLLLLYRCLIQFTLLQSSWLSFLQNIGSMNSVSKINSEIKLNQEHYPLTKLQLPIEKIELVNTSVMLSGRTIIANINLTIKQNSIIAFVGQSGAGKTTLANLIMGLFPPDEGKVLVNDKDLHQLNIDSYRNNFGYISQDTVIFNTSIFNNVTFFDLPNEANKKRFWKAIKTVFLYEFIQELKEKENTILGDNGILISGGQKQRISIAREIYKDSPILVLDEATSSLDSTTENIIKESIEKLKGQKTIIVIAHRIATIKDVDTIYLINNKKIQNSGSFESLFSDSEIFRVMAQSQLF is encoded by the coding sequence ATGTTAAATTTAAAATACAGCAACTCCATATTAGGATATTTTAAATTTTACTATTCTATAATAAATAATAAAATATATAATTATATATTAATAAATATAATCATAGGTTTGTTTGATGGAATAGGATTATCATTATTTATTCCATTATTGTTATTCAACAACTCCGATAGTACCGTTAATGCAGCAAATTCAAAGTTTCTGAATGCTTTTGTTTCGATTATGCACTCTACTCACATCGAAATAACAACATTATCAATACTTCTCCTGATATTAACCGTGTTCGCAATTAAAGGTTTGTTTCGCTTTTTGCAAATGTTTTATTTAGCTAAAATGAAACAAACATTTGTAACCAGCATCCAAAAAAACCTGGTCAATGGACTATCGAATTTATCCTATGCTGGGTTCACGAAGCTGGATGCAGGCAGAATACAAAATAACTTTGTAAATGAAGTGAATAAGCTTTATATAACGATGACTTATTACTTCAATTGTGTCCAGTATGGAACAATGTTATTAACCTATATTGCTCTCTCTTTAATGACAGATTTTAGAATTTCACTTTCGTTAATAATACTATCCAGTATTACCTTATTCTTATATAAATCCTATTTCAAAAAAACAAAAGAAACGTCAATTGATCTATCTATTCACGGAGACGTTTTCAATAGCCACCTCACTCAAGCCATTAATCATTTCAAATATCTAAAGGCCACAAGTTATCTTAGTAGATATTCCCAAAAGCTAATTCAAATCATTCAAAAGACTGAGCTTTTGAATTTAAAAATGGGTAAGCAGTATGCAATAACAGAAGGCGTAAAAGAGCCAATTGCTATCTTGATTATCTGTCTTATCATTTTTTTTCAAACTAAAATGCTAGGCCAATCCTTAGAAGGGATAATGATATGTCTATTATTGTTATACAGATGTCTCATCCAGTTTACCCTATTGCAATCATCTTGGTTGTCATTTTTACAAAACATTGGTAGCATGAATTCTGTTTCAAAAATAAATTCAGAGATAAAGCTAAATCAGGAACACTATCCGCTGACTAAATTACAACTTCCAATTGAAAAGATAGAACTTGTAAATACGTCAGTAATGCTATCAGGCAGAACAATAATTGCGAACATTAACCTTACAATCAAACAAAATAGCATAATCGCGTTCGTTGGACAAAGTGGCGCAGGCAAAACAACTTTAGCCAATTTAATTATGGGTCTATTCCCTCCCGATGAGGGAAAAGTCCTAGTTAATGACAAGGACTTGCATCAATTGAATATCGATAGTTATAGAAACAACTTTGGCTACATTTCTCAAGATACGGTCATTTTCAACACTAGCATTTTTAACAACGTAACATTTTTTGATCTCCCAAATGAGGCAAATAAGAAAAGATTTTGGAAAGCAATTAAAACTGTGTTTCTTTATGAGTTCATTCAAGAACTAAAAGAAAAAGAGAATACAATTTTAGGAGATAATGGAATTCTCATCTCAGGAGGTCAGAAACAACGCATTTCTATTGCAAGAGAGATCTATAAAGATTCCCCAATATTAGTCTTGGATGAGGCAACATCCTCTCTCGATTCAACTACAGAAAATATAATCAAAGAAAGTATAGAAAAGTTAAAAGGGCAAAAAACAATAATTGTCATTGCACATAGAATAGCAACTATAAAAGATGTTGATACAATATATTTGATTAATAATAAAAAGATCCAGAATTCTGGCAGCTTCGAAAGTCTATTTTCTGACTCCGAAATCTTTAGGGTAATGGCCCAAAGTCAATTATTCTAA
- a CDS encoding glycosyltransferase — translation MINVLWLPSWYPTIESQQNGDFIYRHALAASNFAKLAILFVQPSSKVDRLVERNFDINNNISERVLLFPRLGRFRVFNFIALLYLYNKEFKSLYKNGIHPNIIHVHVSFRAGLIALWLKRRYQIPYIITEHWSYFNKPGNLNYANSSFFIKWTIKKIFRKADYILPVSNDLSSHLKRFFPFINPIVVPNVVDPALFYLTKACNNRREFKFIHVSSLNELKQPYKIVTAFEKIRYKYKRAVLEVVGPASSELMEYVCELGLPKDSIVFYGLKEHEEVASLIREANAFVLYSTTENLPCVILESLCCGVPVISSSVGGVPEMVDDSNGILVPPGDEEVLYKAMESMILNYDKYNRQRISEDAQAKYNPEVVGRQIVEVYEKVLKKK, via the coding sequence ATGATCAATGTGTTATGGCTTCCGAGTTGGTATCCAACCATTGAGTCTCAGCAGAACGGAGATTTTATCTACAGGCACGCTCTAGCGGCGTCAAATTTCGCAAAGTTGGCGATATTATTTGTCCAACCTTCTTCTAAAGTTGATAGACTCGTTGAGCGTAATTTTGATATTAATAATAATATTAGTGAGAGGGTCCTACTATTTCCTAGGTTAGGTAGATTCCGCGTGTTTAATTTTATAGCTTTATTATACCTCTATAATAAGGAGTTTAAATCTTTATATAAAAATGGGATTCATCCAAACATTATTCATGTTCATGTCTCTTTCAGAGCCGGGTTGATAGCTCTTTGGTTAAAAAGGAGATACCAAATTCCTTATATTATAACTGAACATTGGTCATATTTTAATAAGCCGGGAAACTTAAATTATGCCAATAGCAGTTTTTTTATCAAATGGACAATTAAAAAAATATTTAGAAAAGCAGATTATATTTTACCAGTTAGCAATGATTTATCAAGCCACCTGAAGCGTTTTTTTCCTTTTATTAATCCTATCGTGGTGCCTAACGTAGTAGATCCTGCATTGTTTTATTTAACTAAAGCATGTAACAACCGAAGGGAGTTTAAGTTCATTCATGTTTCTTCTCTTAATGAATTGAAGCAGCCATATAAGATTGTAACTGCTTTTGAAAAAATTAGATATAAATACAAGAGGGCTGTTTTAGAAGTAGTGGGGCCTGCAAGTTCTGAGCTAATGGAATATGTTTGTGAGTTAGGACTTCCAAAGGATTCAATTGTGTTTTATGGGTTAAAGGAACACGAAGAGGTTGCCTCCTTGATAAGGGAGGCAAATGCCTTCGTTTTATACAGCACAACAGAAAATTTGCCTTGTGTAATATTGGAAAGCCTTTGTTGCGGCGTTCCAGTTATTTCATCTTCTGTTGGTGGTGTTCCGGAAATGGTGGACGATTCCAACGGTATTCTGGTACCTCCAGGCGATGAAGAGGTCTTGTATAAGGCTATGGAGTCTATGATACTGAATTATGACAAATACAACAGGCAGAGAATCTCCGAGGATGCACAGGCCAAATATAATCCCGAAGTAGTTGGCAGGCAAATAGTAGAGGTCTATGAGAAGGTATTGAAAAAAAAATAA
- a CDS encoding mannose-1-phosphate guanylyltransferase: MQNNEHHYVVILAGGIGSRLWPKSLMAKPKQFLDILHTGKTLIRQTFERFAPFIQLDHIFIATTEEYAALAHEQIPELPIENIIREPSRKSTAPCVAYISMKLLAKDPDANLIVAPSDHIIMDTIEFTKAVETALDFSAHLNALVTLGIKPLYPNTGYGYIQYETREVASDIYKVKTFTEKPNLELAKVFLESGEFLWNSGIFIWRVKSVLNAIEKHQPELFEVFDAERDNFNKPEEQEAIKRIYPLCTNISIDFAIMEKSENVYVIPSSFGWSDLGTWNSAYENLEKDYLGNAVTGKHIVVIDATKCMISAPDKKLVVLQGLDDCIVIDTKDSLLICKKEKEQEIKDYVAEVRRNFDDDYL, translated from the coding sequence GTGCAAAACAATGAACACCATTATGTTGTAATACTTGCGGGTGGAATCGGCAGTCGGTTGTGGCCCAAAAGCCTAATGGCTAAACCTAAGCAGTTTCTGGATATACTGCATACGGGAAAGACATTAATCCGTCAGACCTTTGAACGGTTCGCTCCTTTTATACAGCTAGACCATATTTTTATAGCCACCACGGAAGAATACGCTGCACTGGCTCATGAACAAATTCCTGAACTTCCTATAGAAAATATTATCCGGGAACCCAGCAGGAAAAGCACTGCTCCCTGTGTAGCTTATATTTCCATGAAACTTTTGGCTAAGGATCCGGATGCGAATTTAATTGTCGCTCCAAGTGACCATATCATAATGGACACTATTGAATTTACAAAAGCAGTCGAAACAGCACTTGATTTTTCCGCCCATTTAAATGCACTTGTTACACTGGGGATCAAACCACTTTATCCAAATACAGGCTATGGCTATATCCAGTATGAAACCAGAGAGGTGGCTTCTGATATCTATAAGGTAAAGACTTTTACCGAGAAGCCCAATCTGGAACTGGCTAAGGTATTTCTAGAAAGTGGTGAATTTTTATGGAACTCAGGTATTTTTATCTGGCGTGTAAAAAGTGTTCTAAATGCTATCGAAAAACATCAGCCCGAGTTATTTGAAGTGTTTGATGCAGAAAGGGACAACTTCAATAAACCGGAGGAACAAGAAGCTATTAAACGTATCTATCCGCTTTGCACCAATATCTCAATAGATTTTGCCATTATGGAAAAATCCGAGAATGTTTATGTAATCCCATCGTCCTTTGGTTGGAGTGATCTGGGTACCTGGAATAGTGCCTATGAGAACCTGGAAAAGGATTACTTAGGTAATGCCGTTACAGGAAAACACATCGTAGTTATTGATGCTACGAAATGTATGATCAGTGCACCGGATAAGAAGTTAGTCGTTTTACAGGGTCTGGACGACTGTATTGTAATTGACACAAAAGATTCCCTGCTCATATGCAAAAAAGAAAAGGAACAAGAAATTAAAGATTACGTGGCGGAAGTAAGAAGGAATTTTGATGACGACTACTTGTAA